The region GATGTCTCCTCCATTCGACGTTTTTCTGAGTATACGGGGCCATGCCGGGAGAGTAAAGATCGGTTCAGCGTGTCACCGCGGACAGACTTGACAAACCGCCATTCATGGCTCTGTTGGCCGTAGAAGAGGCGGATAACGCGAAAAGCAAAGCAGCGAGAACGCCTTCGGCCTGCGCGTAGCGAGAAAGAAAAAAGCAACGCTGCGTGAACGCCTTCGGCTGCGCGAATGTTCGCGCCATGCGCCACGTCGATTTTTGCCTTTTCGCGCCACTCGCCACCCGTTACGCGCCACGTCGTTTTTCTTTTCACACGGTGGAAATTGTTATTGCCACTTTGATGCTAATCTGGCAAAAAATATTACCAGATAGCATGTCGCCCAGAAAATGGATGCCGGAGGCCTCTCAATGATTGACAAGCTAAAAGAAATCATCCTCGATTTTCAGGAGGTTGAACATCCGACGGGGGTGCCCAGGCGGGTTGTTGTTTCAAATGTGCCGGGCAAGGCCACGGTTTGCATCGGCGTGCGCCGCAGCGGCAAATCGACTTTCATGTTCCAGCTTATGAAGAAGCTGCAGGATTCAGGCGTTTCGCGTCAGAATATCCTCTATCTGAACTTTTTCGATGATCGTCTGCACCGCCTGCAACACGATAACCTTGGCGTGATTCTGGAGGCCTACTTCTCACTTTATCCGGAAAAAAAGAATGTCGAGAAGGTTTATTGTTTTTTCGATGAGATCCAGGTCGTACCTGGCTGGGAGCTCTTTGTTGATCGTTTGATGCGCATGGAAAAGTGCGAGGTGTACCTGACCGGGTCGTCAGCTCAGATGCTTTCACGGGAGATCGCAACCCAGATGCGCGGCCGGGCACTCACATGGGAGATGTTCCCGTTCTCATTCCAGGAGTTTCTCGACTACAAGGGGATCGAGAGTGACGGTCCTCTCTCGACCAAAAAGCGTCTGACTATCCAGAAGGCATTCGATGAATACTGGGAAACCGGCGGGTTCCCAGAGGTTGCAGGCCTTGACCGTAGGCTGCGAATCAAGATCCACCAGGAATATTTCAACGCCATGTTGTTCCGGGACCTCGTTGAACGCCATGATATCTCTCATCCCAAGGCGGTCACAGACCTGGCGCATTGGCTGGTGGACAATACAGCTTCCCTCTATTCCATCAACAACCTGACCGGCTATCTGAAATCCCTGGGCCACAAAGTGCCGAAATCTGCTGTTTCCGATTATCTCGAATGGTTCGAGGATGCCTACGTTCTGTTTACTGTGCGCATCTTTGACGCTTCGCTGGTCCGGGCGAAGACCAACCCCAAAAAGATATACTGCGTCGATAACGCACTGGTGACGTCGATCACCTCTGGCATTCTGGTCAACTCAGGTCATCTCCTTGAGAATCTGGTATTCACTGCACTGCGCCGGGTCACACCGGACATTTTTTATTACAAGACCAGGACGGGGCTGGAGGTTGATTTTATTACCGGACGGCAAGGCCCGTCCCGCATGCTTGTTCAGGTTTGTGAATCGATGGCCGACCAGAAAACCCGCAAGCGGGAAACAAC is a window of Gammaproteobacteria bacterium DNA encoding:
- a CDS encoding ATP-binding protein, with protein sequence MIDKLKEIILDFQEVEHPTGVPRRVVVSNVPGKATVCIGVRRSGKSTFMFQLMKKLQDSGVSRQNILYLNFFDDRLHRLQHDNLGVILEAYFSLYPEKKNVEKVYCFFDEIQVVPGWELFVDRLMRMEKCEVYLTGSSAQMLSREIATQMRGRALTWEMFPFSFQEFLDYKGIESDGPLSTKKRLTIQKAFDEYWETGGFPEVAGLDRRLRIKIHQEYFNAMLFRDLVERHDISHPKAVTDLAHWLVDNTASLYSINNLTGYLKSLGHKVPKSAVSDYLEWFEDAYVLFTVRIFDASLVRAKTNPKKIYCVDNALVTSITSGILVNSGHLLENLVFTALRRVTPDIFYYKTRTGLEVDFITGRQGPSRMLVQVCESMADQKTRKRETTALAEAMAEMKLSHGIVVTRNEEEQIQVDSGTIDVLPAWRFLLNMSSQTAE